Proteins encoded within one genomic window of Brassica rapa cultivar Chiifu-401-42 chromosome A09, CAAS_Brap_v3.01, whole genome shotgun sequence:
- the LOC103833914 gene encoding GDSL esterase/lipase At4g10955 — MICERDDFSLTGPLHLTSVDWANEHHRRSVAASLVQGIYVAERDRQLQREGPELALSPLWSEFFHFRLIRKLVDDADFSIFGGIYEYKPSSGTAKSQELSPRFVIAFRGTVNKADSISRDIELDIHIIKNGLHTTTRFEIAMQAVRNMVASVGCSNVWLAGHSLGASMALLTGKTVARTGVLPECFAFNPPFLSPPIERIKDKRIKHGIRIAGSVITAGLALAKKASQQVSQNHRALPAPPDQFAALSDWFPRLYVNPGDHLCSEFIGYFEHRNKMEEIGAGFVERLATQHSLGGLVMDVVSGGNNTEAPVHLIPTAVLTVNMSSSRDFKEAHGIHQWWREDKIFDTKIYQYK; from the exons ATGATTTGCGAAAGAGATGATTTCAGCCTCACTGGCCCATTACACTTAACATCTGTAGATTG GGCTAATGAACATCACAGGCGATCCGTAGCTGCCTCCTTGGTCCAAGGAATCTATGTAGCTGAGCGTGACCGTCAGCTACAAAGGGAAGGTCCCGAGCTAGCTCTATCtcctctttggtctgagttttTCCATTTCCGCCTCATTCGCAAGCTTGTAGACGACGCTGATTTCTCCATATTCGGAGGAATCTACGAGTACAAACCGTCTTCTGGTACTGCCAAGTCCCAAGAACTGAGTCCGCGTTTCGTGATTGCCTTCAGAGGAACCGTTAATAAAGCGGATTCTATCTCCCGCGACATCGAGTTAGACATCCACATCATTAAAAACGGGCTGCACACTACGACAAGGTTTGAGATAGCTATGCAAGCTGTGAGAAACATGGTGGCTTCGGTTGGTTGTTCGAATGTCTGGCTTGCTGGTCATTCTCTTGGTGCTTCCATGGCCTTGCTTACTGGGAAAACAGTCGCTAGAACCGGAGTTCTCCCCGAGTGTTTCGCCTTTAATCCCCCTTTCTTGTCTCCTCCTATTGAAAGAATCAAAGATAAGAGGATCAAACACGGGATACGTATCGCAG GCAGTGTGATCACAGCTGGACTTGCTCTAGCCAAAAAAGCAAGCCAGCAAGTCAGCCAAAACCACCGTGCATTACCAGCACCACCCGACCAGTTTGCCGCGTTATCCGACTGGTTTCCACGGCTTTACGTCAATCCCGGGGACCACTTGTGCTCCGAGTTTATCGGTTACTTCGAGCACCGAAACAAGATGGAGGAGATAGGAGCCGGTTTTGTAGAGAGGTTAGCAACGCAGCACTCGTTGGGCGGTTTGGTGATGGATGTTGTGAGCGGAGGAAATAACACGGAAGCACCTGTTCATCTGATTCCGACGGCGGTTCTAACGGTTAACATGAGCTCGTCAAGAGATTTTAAAGAAGCTCATGGGATTCACCAGTGGTGGAGGGAGGACAAGATATTCGACACCAAAATCTACCAGTACAAGtga
- the LOC103833913 gene encoding UDP-glucose 4-epimerase 5: MVSKNVLVTGGAGYIGSHTVLQLLTGGYSAVVVDNLDNSSAVSLQRVKKLAAEHGERLSFHQVDLRDRPALEKIFSETKFDAVIHFAGLKAVGESVDKPLLYYNNNLAGTITLLEVMAQYNCKNLVFSSSATVYGSPKEVPCTEEFPISALNPYGRTKLFIEEICRDVYGSDPEWKIVLLRYFNPVGAHPSGDIGEDPRGIPNNLMPFVQQVAVGRRPHLTVYGNDYNTVDGTGVRDYIHVMDLADGHIAALRKLEDCKIGCEVYNLGTGNGTSVLEMVDAFEKASGKKIPLVTAGRRPGDAEVVYASTERAESELNWKAKYGIEEMCRDSWNWTSNNPYGYDSSDA; the protein is encoded by the exons ATGGTGTCTAAGAACGTTTTGGTAACCGGCGGTGCTGGATACATCGGAAGTCACACGGTGCTTCAATTGCTTACCGGCGGTTACTCCGCCGTAGTTGTCGATAACCTCGACAATTCATCCGCCGTTTCTCTCCAGCGCGTGAAGAAACTCGCCGCCGAACACGGGGAACGTCTCTCCTTCCACCAG GTTGATCTCCGGGACAGACCTGCCCTTGAAAAGATCTTCTCAGAAACAAA GTTTGATGCAGTGATACACTTTGCTGGACTTAAAGCAGTCGGTGAGAGTGTAGACAAGCCTTTGCTGTATTATAATAACAATCTTGCTGGGACAATTACGCTTTTGGAAGTCATGGCTCAATACAACTgcaaaaat CTTGTGTTTTCATCATCAGCAACTGTGTATGGCTCACCAAAAGAAGTTCCTTGCACAGAGGAGTTTCCAATCTCTGCATTGAACCCATATGGACGAACAAAG CTATTCATTGAGGAGATCTGTCGTGATGTATATGGCTCTGATCCGGAATGGAAGATCGTACTGCTTAGGTATTTCAACCCTGTTGGTGCACATCCTAGTGGTGACATTGGTGAAGATCCCCGTGGTATTCCAAACAATCTCATGCCTTTTGTCCAGCAAGTCGCTGTTGGAAGGAGACCTCATCTCACTGTCTATGGAAATGATTACAATACAGTAGATGGAACAGGG GTTCGAGATTACATTCATGTAATGGATTTAGCTGATGGACACATAGCCGCTCTGCGTAAGCTAGAGGATTGCAAAATCG GTTGTGAAGTGTACAATCTTGGAACTGGAAATGGAACATCTGTTCTTGAAATGGTTGACGCCTTTGAAAAAGCGTCTGGGAAG AAAATCCCTCTGGTGACCGCCGGACGTCGTCCAGGAGATGCTGAAGTTGTTTATGCATCAACAGAGAGAGCAGAAAGTGAATTGAATTGGAA GGCCAAATACGGGATTGAGGAGATGTGCAGGGACTCATGGAACTGGACTAGTAATAATCCTTATGGATATGATTCCTCTGATGCCTGA
- the LOC103833916 gene encoding F-box protein SKIP8 isoform X1, with the protein MGSVTELETPKTHSLLFLFLSFRPVQLLGFRQKKAINQSLHKTLIRSPRLSQKINLEKPMPSTSLANGSVNGNAGDRPPDVVADDKPGVSMMEQLVPEITTHALSYLDYPSLCRLSMTNSLMRKAANDDNAWKALFHKDFTLEQDGITPVNGWKAYYATTRAIISVNTGFFDIIRERSLPDMAQLWLNSDYVKCIHASGELFSGYSEVMQSWQLCFNWEQGFDFQVHNVRTRILTDMAWVTMKAYLNVDAGPFLITNVFEHHNGRWHMVHHHSSVMLIDGVNQQVVVH; encoded by the exons ATGGGGTCAGTTACGGAGTTGGAGACCCCCAAAACGCActctctcctcttcctcttcctctcgtTTCGCCCAGTTCAACTTTTAGGGTTTCGGCAGAAGAAGGCAATCAATCAATCGCtccataaaaccctaatccggTCACCTCGTCTAAG TCAGAAGATAAATCTGGAGAAACCGATGCCGTCGACGTCGCTGGCCAACGGTAGTGTCAACGGAAACGCAGGAGACAGACCACCGGATGTTGTGGCCGATGATAAGCCGGGAGTGTCGATGATGGAGCAGTTGGTTCCGGAGATTACAACCCACGCGCTCAGCTACTTGGATTATCCAAGTCTTTGCCGCTTGTCCATGACCAATTCCTTGATGAGGAAGGCTGCTAACGACGACAATGCTTGGAAGGCCCTTTTTCACAAG GATTTTACTCTGGAACAAGATGGTATAACCCCGGTCAACGGGTGGAAAGCTTACTATGCTACAACTAGAGCAATCATTAGTGTGAATACTGGATTCTTCGACATCATCAGAGAGAGGTCTCTTCCAGATATGGCTCAGTTGTGGCTCAACTCCGACTATGTCAAGTGCATCCATGCCTCTGGCGAACTTTTCTCTGG CTACAGTGAAGTGATGCAAAGCTGGCAACTTTGTTTCAACTGGGAACAAGGGTTTGACTTTCAGGTCCACAACGTTCGCACTCGGATACTAACCGACATGGCTTGGGTCACAATGAAAGCATACCTGAACGTGGACGCTGGTCCGTTCCTCATCACCAATGTGTTTGAGCACCACAATGGGAGGTGGCACATGGTTCATCATCACAGCTCTGTGATGCTCATCGATGGCGTCAATCAACAGGTTGTTGTTCACTGA
- the LOC103833915 gene encoding GDSL esterase/lipase At5g08460, with the protein MSIKLLLLVFSALIISSRPKLIADHHLSSRISPFPSQSSPIPPLKAQSPAIQSSFPRVPALFVFGDSSVDCGTNNFLGTLARADRLPYGRDFDTHQPTGRFSNGRIPVDFLANRLGLPFVPSYLGQSGTVKDMFQGVNYASAGAGIILSSGSELGQRVSFAMQVEQFVDTFQQMILSIGEEASDRLVSNSVFYISIGVNDYIHFYIRNISSVQSLYSPWLFNQFLASNMRQELKTLYNVKVRRMVVMGLPPIGCAPYYLWKYRSKNGECAEDVNSMIMESNFVMRYTVEQLNRELPGASVIYCDVFQSAMDILKNHQLYGFNETTEACCGLGRYKGWLPCIAPEMACSDAAGHLWWDQFHPTDAVNAILADNVWNGRHVDMCYPTNLEAMLHA; encoded by the exons ATGTCGATCAAACTCCTCCTTCTTGTTTTCTCTGCTCTGATAATCTCCTCGAGACCCAAACTGATCGCCGATCATCACTTATCTTCAAGAATCTCTCCGTTTCCTTCACAATCTTCTCCGATTCCGCCGCTCAAGGCCCAGTCTCCGGCGATCCAGTCGTCGTTCCCTCGTGTACCGGCGTTGTTCGTGTTCGGAGATTCCTCTGTAGATTGTGGAACCAATAACTTTCTTGGGACGTTGGCGAGAGCAGATCGGCTTCCGTACGGTAGGGATTTCGATACGCATCAGCCAACGGGGAGGTTCAGCAACGGAAGGATCCCCGTTGATTTTCTAG CTAATCGTCTAGGCTTACCATTCGTTCCTAGCTATCTTGGACAATCTGGGACTGTGAAGGACATGTTTCAAGGCGTCAACTATGCATCAGCCGGTGCAGGGATCATCTTGTCTAGTGGATCCGAATTA GGCCAGCGGGTTTCGTTTGCAATGCAGGTTGAGCAGTTTGTGGATACCTTCCAGCAGATGATACTGAGCATTGGGGAGGAAGCTTCGGATCGTCTTGTCTCCAACTCTGTCTTCTACATATCGATTGGAGTCAATGATTACATACATTTCTACATCAGAAACATCTCCAGTGTTCAGAGTCTCTATTCTCCTTGGCTTTTTAATCAGTTCTTGGCTTCCAATATGAGACAGGAACTCAAG ACCTTGTACAATGTCAAAGTGAGGAGGATGGTGGTGATGGGGTTGCCACCCATTGGCTGTGCACCGTACTACCTCTGGAAATACAGGAGCAAGAACGGAGAATGTGCAGAAGATGTGAACAGTATGATCATGGAATCCAACTTCGTCATGAGGTACACTGTAGAGCAGCTTAACCGTGAGCTTCCAGGCGCATCCGTTATATACTGCGATGTCTTCCAAAGCGCAATGGACATCCTCAAGAATCACCAGCTCTACG GTTTTAATGAGACGACGGAGGCGTGTTGTGGGCTAGGGAGGTACAAGGGATGGCTTCCGTGCATCGCGCCGGAGATGGCTTGCTCTGACGCCGCCGGACATCTTTGGTGGGACCAGTTTCATCCTACAGACGCCGTGAACGCCATCCTCGCCGACAATGTATGGAATGGTCGCCATGTGGACATGTGTTACCCAACTAACCTAGAGGCGATGCTTCATGCTTAG
- the LOC103833916 gene encoding F-box protein SKIP8 isoform X2, whose amino-acid sequence MGSVTELETPKTHSLLFLFLSFRPVQLLGFRQKKAINQSLHKTLIRSPRLSQKINLEKPMPSTSLANGSVNGNAGDRPPDVVADDKPGVSMMEQLVPEITTHALSYLDYPSLCRLSMTNSLMRKAANDDNAWKALFHKDFTLEQDGITPVNGWKAYYATTRAIISVNTGFFDIIRERSLPDMAQLWLNSDYVKCIHASGELFSGEVMQSWQLCFNWEQGFDFQVHNVRTRILTDMAWVTMKAYLNVDAGPFLITNVFEHHNGRWHMVHHHSSVMLIDGVNQQVVVH is encoded by the exons ATGGGGTCAGTTACGGAGTTGGAGACCCCCAAAACGCActctctcctcttcctcttcctctcgtTTCGCCCAGTTCAACTTTTAGGGTTTCGGCAGAAGAAGGCAATCAATCAATCGCtccataaaaccctaatccggTCACCTCGTCTAAG TCAGAAGATAAATCTGGAGAAACCGATGCCGTCGACGTCGCTGGCCAACGGTAGTGTCAACGGAAACGCAGGAGACAGACCACCGGATGTTGTGGCCGATGATAAGCCGGGAGTGTCGATGATGGAGCAGTTGGTTCCGGAGATTACAACCCACGCGCTCAGCTACTTGGATTATCCAAGTCTTTGCCGCTTGTCCATGACCAATTCCTTGATGAGGAAGGCTGCTAACGACGACAATGCTTGGAAGGCCCTTTTTCACAAG GATTTTACTCTGGAACAAGATGGTATAACCCCGGTCAACGGGTGGAAAGCTTACTATGCTACAACTAGAGCAATCATTAGTGTGAATACTGGATTCTTCGACATCATCAGAGAGAGGTCTCTTCCAGATATGGCTCAGTTGTGGCTCAACTCCGACTATGTCAAGTGCATCCATGCCTCTGGCGAACTTTTCTCTGG TGAAGTGATGCAAAGCTGGCAACTTTGTTTCAACTGGGAACAAGGGTTTGACTTTCAGGTCCACAACGTTCGCACTCGGATACTAACCGACATGGCTTGGGTCACAATGAAAGCATACCTGAACGTGGACGCTGGTCCGTTCCTCATCACCAATGTGTTTGAGCACCACAATGGGAGGTGGCACATGGTTCATCATCACAGCTCTGTGATGCTCATCGATGGCGTCAATCAACAGGTTGTTGTTCACTGA